The following are encoded in a window of Limibacter armeniacum genomic DNA:
- a CDS encoding TolC family protein: MCKRVIYKCIKLACIPLAFTACKIPAIVDKPINNTVPASYNDSQDSTNVAEVQWKEYFTDPHLNELIDVALKNNQELNIMLQEIEVARNEVRAKKGEYLPSVSLRGGAGVDKVSRYTNIGASEATTDIEPGRETPEPLQDYLLGAFATWEVDIWHKLRNAKKAALNRYLSSVEGKNFMVTSLIAEIANSYYELLALDNQLDIVERNIEIQTNALKIVRLQKEATKVTELAVRKFEAEVYHTRSLQFDIQQKITETENKLNYLVGRFPQPIERESEAFISLVPDHIQAGIPSQLLANRPDIRQAELELVAAKLDVQVAKANFYPSLGITAGIGLRAFDPTYLVKTPESMLFSLAGDLTAPLINKNAIKATYFSANAKQIQAVYNYEQTLLNAYIEVANQLSKINNLEQSYDLKSKEVDALTQSINISNDLFRSARADYMEVLMTQRDALESKFELIETKKEQMSALVNIYQALGGGWDATQQPADAN; this comes from the coding sequence ATGTGTAAAAGAGTAATATATAAATGTATAAAGCTGGCCTGTATACCGTTAGCTTTTACAGCTTGTAAAATTCCAGCAATCGTTGATAAACCAATAAACAACACTGTTCCTGCGAGTTATAATGACTCGCAGGATTCTACCAACGTAGCTGAAGTACAGTGGAAAGAATATTTCACAGATCCTCATTTGAATGAACTGATTGATGTCGCTTTGAAGAACAATCAGGAACTGAATATCATGCTACAGGAAATTGAGGTAGCAAGAAATGAGGTGAGAGCCAAAAAAGGAGAGTACTTACCATCTGTTAGTCTTAGAGGTGGAGCAGGTGTTGATAAAGTTAGTAGATACACCAATATTGGTGCTAGTGAAGCTACTACTGATATTGAGCCTGGAAGGGAAACTCCTGAGCCATTGCAAGACTACCTGTTAGGAGCTTTTGCTACTTGGGAAGTGGATATCTGGCATAAGTTACGTAATGCCAAAAAGGCGGCACTCAATCGCTACCTATCTTCTGTAGAAGGTAAAAACTTTATGGTAACTAGCCTGATTGCTGAAATTGCTAACTCATATTATGAGCTATTGGCACTTGACAATCAGTTGGATATTGTAGAGAGAAATATTGAGATACAGACAAATGCCTTGAAAATTGTAAGACTGCAGAAGGAAGCGACTAAGGTGACCGAATTGGCAGTACGTAAGTTTGAGGCAGAAGTGTACCATACCAGAAGCCTTCAGTTTGATATTCAGCAGAAGATTACAGAAACTGAGAACAAGCTGAACTATTTGGTAGGTAGATTCCCTCAGCCTATTGAAAGAGAGTCAGAAGCGTTCATTAGCTTGGTTCCTGACCATATTCAAGCAGGTATTCCATCACAGTTATTGGCAAATCGCCCTGATATCAGACAGGCGGAACTGGAGTTGGTAGCAGCGAAGCTTGATGTGCAAGTAGCTAAAGCTAACTTCTATCCTTCATTGGGTATTACAGCTGGTATTGGCTTGCGGGCATTTGACCCAACTTATTTGGTGAAAACACCGGAGTCGATGCTTTTCTCACTGGCAGGGGATTTGACAGCACCACTGATCAATAAGAATGCAATTAAGGCAACTTATTTCAGTGCAAATGCTAAGCAAATTCAGGCTGTTTACAACTATGAGCAGACGTTGTTGAATGCTTACATCGAAGTAGCAAATCAATTGTCAAAGATCAATAACCTTGAGCAGAGCTACGACCTGAAGTCTAAAGAGGTGGATGCACTTACGCAATCAATCAATATTTCCAATGACTTGTTCAGATCGGCAAGAGCAGACTATATGGAAGTACTGATGACTCAACGTGATGCTTTGGAGTCAAAGTTTGAGTTGATCGAGACTAAAAAAGAGCAAATGAGCGCTTTAGTTAATATATATCAAGCACTTGGTGGTGGCTGGGATGCCACACAGCAACCGGCTGATGCTAATTAA
- a CDS encoding bactofilin family protein has translation MSLFGNKNEKEAEMHQLSESSNKIAKGTTIKGDVETYGNFRLEGKLVGNIRSKSRVVLGKDAHVEGNIYAQSAEIEGEVTGVVEITESLVLRPTAVVHGDIVTNKLTVDPGAAFNGQCRMGESAKGSAASTVKKEKVEKAAAQEASTATA, from the coding sequence ATGAGTCTTTTTGGGAACAAAAACGAAAAGGAAGCTGAAATGCATCAATTAAGCGAGTCAAGCAACAAGATTGCTAAAGGAACAACAATCAAAGGAGATGTAGAAACTTATGGTAACTTCCGTTTGGAAGGTAAGCTGGTAGGTAACATCCGCTCGAAATCGAGAGTAGTATTGGGTAAAGATGCCCATGTAGAAGGTAACATCTATGCGCAAAGTGCAGAGATCGAAGGTGAAGTAACAGGTGTTGTAGAAATTACAGAGAGCCTAGTGCTGAGACCAACGGCTGTCGTTCATGGTGATATCGTTACCAATAAACTGACAGTAGATCCAGGAGCTGCCTTTAATGGACAGTGTCGTATGGGTGAGAGCGCAAAAGGATCTGCAGCTTCTACTGTAAAGAAAGAGAAAGTTGAAAAAGCAGCCGCACAAGAAGCCTCAACAGCAACAGCTTAA
- the atpF gene encoding F0F1 ATP synthase subunit B gives MSIITPGIGLIFWTTLFFLIVVFILGKKVFPEIAKALREREDSIDKALNEAETARKDVAGLKADIDKMKQEARAERQEIIKEAEGQAKKIVVDAQEAAKSEGDRIIKEARESIEAEKRAAMAEVKDQVATLSLEIAEKVIRQKLEADEAQKQLVKELLAK, from the coding sequence ATGAGTATCATAACTCCTGGTATTGGCCTGATTTTCTGGACGACATTATTTTTCCTCATTGTGGTATTCATTCTCGGTAAGAAAGTGTTCCCTGAGATCGCAAAGGCACTGAGAGAAAGAGAAGACTCAATTGATAAAGCACTGAACGAAGCAGAAACTGCTCGTAAAGATGTAGCAGGGCTGAAAGCGGACATCGATAAGATGAAGCAAGAAGCTAGAGCAGAGCGCCAAGAGATTATCAAGGAAGCTGAAGGACAGGCTAAGAAAATTGTTGTTGATGCACAAGAGGCTGCCAAGTCTGAGGGTGATAGAATCATCAAAGAGGCTAGAGAATCTATCGAAGCTGAGAAGAGAGCTGCAATGGCTGAGGTAAAAGATCAAGTGGCTACACTGTCTCTGGAAATCGCTGAGAAAGTGATCCGCCAAAAGCTAGAAGCAGACGAAGCACAGAAGCAATTGGTAAAAGAACTGCTTGCTAAGTAA
- a CDS encoding efflux RND transporter permease subunit produces the protein MFHKFIKRPVLSIVISLVILFMGSLAIKTLPTSQFPNVAPPMVNIFIAYPGASAKVLVNSVLIPMEKAINGTPGMKYMTSDATSAGEGTIQIVFNLGVDPNAAVVNVKNRIEQVTNRLPPLVQREGLIITPVQPSMLMYVNLYSEDEHANEKFLYNFANVNILPELKRLNGVGQTKILGSRQYAMRVWLKPDRMRAYNVSAEEVMEALEEQSIIGSPGRLGRSDGKKSQSLEYVLTYKGRYNETKQYEDVIIRANAEGEILYLKDIAEVELGSEFYDIYSNLDGHPSAAITIKQNYGSNANDVIQEVKDKLDAIKESSFPPGMDYKISYDVSNFLNASIEKVVHTLFEAFILVAIVVFLFLGDWRSTLIPTIAVPVSLVGAFIFMQMFGLTINLISLFALVLAIGVVVDDAIVVVEAVHAKMAEQHLTPFQAVKVVLHEISGAVIAITLLMTAVFVPVAFMSGPVGIFYRQFSITMACSIVLSGLVALTLTPVLCAMILKDTHGKPRKKTPINRFLDWFDEVFEKVTGKYIGFLKLIVNRRLVTFGLLLAFCAGIWATSNTLPSGFIPNEDQGMIYAIIQTPPGSTLERTNHISRQLQEMAEHIEGIESVSSLAGYEILTEGRGSNAGTCMINLKDWSKRKHSAAEIIEELEEEAHHEIPGATIEFFQPPAVPGYGAAGGFALRLLDKTNSDDYKAFEKVNDEFMAKLKERKELTGLFTFFAANYPQYEVEIDNKAAMQKGVSIGKAMDNLSILIGSTYELGFIRFGSFYKVFVQSSPEYRRLPDDVMKLYVKNDRDEMVPYSSFMKIKKTQGLNEITRYNMYTSSSINGSPAPGYSSGEAIEAIKEVAKTLPRGYGIDWAGLSKDEVARGNEAIYIFLIVLGFVYLVLAAQYESFVLPLSVILSLPAGIFGSFILLKVMGLANDIYAQVGLVMLVGLLGKNAVLIVEFAIQKHEQGYTVLEAAIAGAKERFRPILMTSFAFIAGLIPLVLATGPGAIGNRTIGSAAAGGMLLGTIFGVIIVPGLYYIFGTIAAGRKLIQDEDEMPLTEDTETEEDTEDIAYNV, from the coding sequence ATGTTTCATAAATTTATAAAACGGCCGGTGCTCTCGATCGTGATATCATTGGTGATTCTCTTTATGGGATCACTGGCTATCAAGACACTGCCGACATCTCAGTTCCCCAATGTGGCGCCTCCAATGGTTAATATTTTTATTGCCTATCCGGGTGCCAGTGCAAAGGTATTGGTGAACTCTGTATTGATCCCGATGGAGAAAGCCATCAATGGTACTCCCGGCATGAAATACATGACCTCTGACGCAACCAGTGCAGGGGAAGGAACTATTCAAATTGTATTTAACCTGGGTGTTGACCCTAACGCTGCGGTAGTAAACGTAAAGAACCGTATCGAGCAGGTGACCAACAGGCTTCCTCCACTTGTACAGCGTGAAGGGCTTATCATCACCCCTGTACAGCCTAGTATGTTGATGTATGTCAACCTGTATAGTGAGGATGAACATGCGAATGAGAAATTCCTGTACAACTTTGCCAATGTGAACATCCTGCCAGAGCTGAAGCGACTTAACGGTGTAGGACAGACAAAGATCCTTGGTAGCCGTCAGTATGCGATGCGTGTTTGGTTGAAACCAGACCGTATGAGAGCTTACAACGTTTCTGCTGAAGAAGTGATGGAAGCACTGGAAGAACAAAGTATCATTGGTTCTCCTGGTAGATTGGGTAGAAGTGACGGTAAGAAGTCACAGTCACTTGAATATGTACTTACTTATAAAGGTAGGTACAACGAGACTAAGCAATACGAGGATGTCATTATCCGTGCTAATGCAGAAGGTGAAATATTATACCTGAAAGACATAGCTGAGGTTGAATTGGGCTCAGAATTCTATGATATCTATTCCAACTTGGATGGACACCCATCTGCAGCCATTACGATTAAGCAGAACTATGGTAGTAACGCTAATGATGTAATTCAGGAGGTAAAAGATAAGCTTGATGCTATTAAGGAAAGCTCTTTCCCTCCTGGTATGGATTACAAAATCAGTTACGACGTTTCAAACTTCTTGAATGCCTCTATCGAAAAAGTAGTACATACCTTGTTTGAGGCGTTTATCTTGGTGGCGATCGTAGTATTCCTGTTCTTGGGTGACTGGCGTTCTACACTGATTCCAACCATAGCAGTACCAGTATCCTTGGTCGGTGCCTTTATCTTTATGCAGATGTTTGGCTTGACGATCAACTTGATTTCGCTGTTTGCCCTAGTATTGGCAATTGGTGTAGTAGTCGATGATGCCATTGTAGTAGTAGAGGCTGTTCACGCCAAGATGGCGGAGCAACACCTCACACCTTTCCAAGCCGTTAAGGTTGTATTGCACGAAATCAGTGGTGCCGTAATCGCGATTACACTCCTGATGACAGCGGTATTCGTTCCAGTAGCCTTTATGTCAGGACCTGTAGGTATTTTCTACAGACAGTTCTCGATCACGATGGCCTGTTCTATCGTCCTTTCAGGTTTGGTTGCCTTGACGCTTACACCAGTACTTTGTGCGATGATCCTGAAGGATACACATGGAAAACCAAGAAAGAAGACACCTATCAACAGGTTCTTGGATTGGTTTGATGAGGTATTTGAAAAGGTTACAGGGAAGTACATCGGATTCCTAAAACTGATCGTCAACCGCAGGTTGGTGACGTTTGGTCTCTTGTTGGCATTCTGTGCTGGTATTTGGGCAACTTCTAATACACTACCTTCCGGTTTTATTCCGAATGAGGACCAAGGTATGATCTATGCGATTATCCAGACACCTCCGGGCTCTACATTGGAAAGAACCAACCATATTTCTCGTCAGCTTCAGGAAATGGCTGAGCATATCGAGGGAATTGAGTCGGTATCGTCACTTGCTGGTTACGAGATCCTGACAGAAGGTAGGGGTTCCAATGCGGGTACCTGTATGATTAACTTGAAAGACTGGTCAAAACGTAAACACTCTGCAGCTGAGATTATCGAAGAGTTGGAGGAGGAAGCCCACCATGAGATTCCTGGTGCGACTATCGAGTTCTTCCAGCCACCAGCGGTTCCTGGTTACGGTGCAGCAGGCGGTTTTGCACTTCGTCTGTTGGATAAAACCAACTCAGATGATTATAAGGCATTTGAAAAAGTGAATGATGAGTTCATGGCGAAGTTGAAAGAGCGCAAGGAGCTGACAGGTCTGTTTACTTTCTTCGCTGCCAACTATCCGCAATATGAGGTAGAGATTGATAACAAGGCTGCTATGCAGAAAGGTGTTTCGATCGGTAAAGCGATGGACAATTTGTCAATCCTTATTGGTAGTACATATGAACTTGGTTTTATCAGGTTTGGTAGTTTCTACAAGGTTTTCGTTCAATCATCTCCAGAATATAGAAGATTGCCGGACGATGTCATGAAACTGTATGTGAAAAATGACCGTGATGAGATGGTACCTTACTCTTCTTTTATGAAAATCAAGAAGACTCAAGGACTAAATGAGATCACTCGTTATAACATGTACACTTCATCTTCAATCAATGGTTCACCAGCTCCAGGGTATAGTAGTGGTGAAGCGATTGAAGCAATCAAGGAAGTCGCCAAAACACTTCCAAGAGGTTATGGCATTGACTGGGCTGGTCTTTCTAAAGATGAGGTAGCTCGTGGTAATGAAGCCATCTATATCTTCCTGATTGTATTGGGATTCGTGTACTTGGTACTAGCGGCACAATACGAAAGTTTTGTACTTCCATTGTCCGTAATTCTTTCTCTGCCAGCAGGTATTTTTGGATCATTCATTCTGCTTAAGGTCATGGGCTTGGCCAATGATATATATGCGCAGGTCGGACTGGTCATGCTGGTTGGTTTGTTGGGTAAGAACGCCGTACTGATTGTCGAGTTTGCTATCCAGAAACATGAGCAAGGATATACCGTTCTTGAAGCTGCCATTGCAGGTGCAAAAGAACGTTTCCGTCCGATCCTGATGACCTCATTTGCCTTTATTGCAGGTCTGATCCCATTGGTACTTGCAACAGGTCCAGGTGCTATCGGTAACCGTACTATTGGTTCGGCGGCAGCCGGCGGTATGTTGCTGGGTACTATTTTCGGTGTCATCATCGTACCGGGTCTTTACTACATTTTCGGTACAATCGCTGCAGGTCGTAAGTTGATCCAGGATGAAGATGAGATGCCATTAACGGAAGATACTGAAACTGAAGAAGACACTGAAGACATAGCATACAATGTGTAA
- a CDS encoding M23 family metallopeptidase has translation MRQKKTLSSWLASRFVLVVRDEETFAEKGSYPFTYAKVVLLLGSIFTVMLLGSFLMMKTLLARWFDPHYAYVRTDQKLIELEEQIDSLQLAVANRDLYIHNIQAVLNGNVGDEKADANASEDENASVVEEQAPTEQPVPVTDALASISPTDSIFREQFENIDTEPARNVSSTRALLEQIFFFPPISGVISNRFNISEKHYGIDLVAKANEPIKAVADGTVVMSSWTQDSGYVIGIQHKNELVSFYKHNSTLLKKVGDDVRAGDIIAIIGNSGELTDGPHLHFELWYKGNPVNPANFIVFE, from the coding sequence ATGAGACAAAAAAAGACATTATCAAGCTGGCTTGCCTCTAGGTTTGTGCTGGTGGTTCGGGACGAGGAAACCTTTGCAGAGAAAGGTTCTTATCCTTTTACTTATGCAAAAGTAGTTTTACTGTTAGGTAGTATATTTACAGTAATGCTGCTGGGGAGTTTCTTGATGATGAAGACGCTTTTGGCAAGGTGGTTTGACCCTCACTATGCATATGTGAGAACTGACCAAAAGCTAATTGAACTTGAGGAACAGATAGACTCTTTGCAGTTGGCTGTAGCTAACAGAGATCTTTACATTCATAATATACAAGCCGTATTGAACGGTAATGTTGGAGACGAAAAGGCTGATGCGAATGCTTCGGAAGATGAAAATGCGTCAGTAGTAGAGGAACAGGCCCCAACAGAACAGCCCGTACCTGTGACAGATGCATTAGCGAGTATCTCACCAACTGACTCAATATTCAGAGAACAATTCGAGAATATTGATACAGAGCCAGCCCGGAATGTAAGCAGTACAAGAGCACTTTTGGAACAGATTTTCTTCTTCCCACCTATTAGTGGAGTAATTAGTAATCGATTTAACATTAGTGAGAAGCATTATGGTATAGACCTTGTAGCCAAAGCAAACGAACCGATTAAAGCTGTGGCTGATGGAACGGTCGTAATGTCTTCTTGGACACAAGATTCTGGATATGTGATTGGCATCCAACATAAAAATGAGTTGGTGTCGTTCTATAAGCATAACTCAACACTGTTGAAGAAAGTAGGAGATGACGTAAGAGCTGGAGATATTATTGCCATTATTGGTAACAGTGGAGAACTAACGGATGGGCCTCACCTGCACTTTGAACTTTGGTACAAGGGCAACCCAGTGAACCCAGCCAACTTTATAGTATTTGAATAG
- the porW gene encoding type IX secretion system periplasmic lipoprotein PorW/SprE, which produces MTNILNKILLRLIIGAFPLLLLGGCQFYHDTAAHYNAYFLANEKLKEVEQAFFENIQNDYNDVLFVFDEIDSTRTNAQKEGMEYIIKKASLPIKWHKGSKWIDDCYNLIARSRLYQEDYDNALDTYKYVYANSEDPAEVHEALIWMLRLFIEKDEPRNMEVVKQAINDDTRPFNKENTKMYHLTMAHYYRLERNFAPAAEHLHLAAPLEEDKNRRARYFFILGQLYRQLNDNEKAYDYFHTVSKINTSYDLEFVAALNAKAVQPQELSNPEISEELDKYFQKSLKDLKNWDYRDRIYYEMAKVELKRPDLDQALTYLNESIQLSTKDQIQKGYSYLLTGQLYYTEKTNYVKSAAYYDSAIQTLPKTIPDYEQVATRADYLKDLAKFTSIIEEKDRLLKLSQMSPEEQQSIFEQEITSEKESIIQQQEYDKINEGRRNLKMVTSELPSTKGGNSWYFYNATASVAGSSAFLRTWGSRPLEDNWRRSRKQKVETNNLKEALAQDEQQRKAAEEDVFASVKSVEQRQAEIPTSPEDIQQIRNELEEALFSLMKVYIYKIKSYPDAEQICQRLINEFDKGVYTPEAVYIFYTLCKDQNCDQEIYKNVLLEQHPESFYAKIIINPQYVSQNNLMNRAAEKNYERAYRLYKSGNYENAQRLIEETLVRYPTNGLKDKFQMLEVLIVGQTAIFFKEYHQAISDFIEKNPESELMPIANSLLEQVDTNALDKRIPGRYHYERQ; this is translated from the coding sequence GTGACAAACATTCTAAACAAGATACTTCTACGACTAATTATCGGAGCTTTCCCTCTTCTTCTATTGGGAGGGTGCCAGTTTTATCATGATACTGCCGCACACTACAATGCCTACTTTTTAGCCAACGAAAAACTGAAAGAAGTAGAACAAGCCTTCTTTGAAAATATCCAGAATGACTACAATGATGTGCTTTTTGTGTTTGACGAAATAGACTCGACACGTACCAACGCACAAAAAGAGGGTATGGAATACATCATCAAAAAAGCTTCATTGCCGATCAAATGGCACAAGGGCAGCAAATGGATTGATGACTGTTATAACCTGATAGCACGTTCACGCCTTTATCAGGAGGATTATGACAATGCCCTCGATACTTACAAGTACGTCTATGCGAACAGTGAGGACCCTGCTGAGGTACATGAAGCCTTGATTTGGATGCTCAGACTTTTTATTGAAAAAGATGAGCCTCGTAATATGGAGGTGGTGAAACAAGCTATCAATGATGACACACGCCCTTTCAATAAGGAAAATACTAAGATGTACCATTTGACAATGGCACATTACTATAGACTAGAAAGAAATTTTGCCCCTGCAGCAGAACACTTGCACCTTGCAGCGCCTTTGGAAGAAGATAAAAACAGACGTGCCCGCTATTTTTTCATTCTAGGTCAACTCTACCGACAATTAAATGATAACGAAAAAGCATACGACTACTTCCATACAGTATCCAAGATCAACACCTCTTACGATCTTGAGTTCGTGGCAGCACTAAACGCTAAAGCGGTACAACCTCAGGAACTTTCCAACCCTGAAATATCTGAAGAACTTGACAAGTATTTTCAGAAGTCACTGAAAGACTTGAAAAACTGGGACTACCGTGACCGTATCTACTATGAGATGGCAAAAGTAGAGCTAAAACGCCCTGACTTGGATCAAGCTCTAACATACTTGAATGAATCTATTCAACTGAGTACCAAGGATCAAATTCAAAAAGGTTACTCATACTTGTTGACAGGTCAGCTTTACTATACTGAAAAAACCAACTATGTAAAGTCTGCTGCCTACTATGATAGTGCTATCCAAACTTTGCCAAAAACCATCCCTGACTATGAGCAGGTTGCCACACGAGCGGACTACCTGAAAGATTTGGCTAAGTTCACTTCTATCATTGAAGAAAAAGACAGGTTGCTCAAGCTTTCTCAAATGTCTCCTGAAGAACAGCAGTCAATCTTCGAGCAGGAGATTACATCTGAAAAGGAATCCATCATCCAACAGCAGGAGTATGATAAAATCAATGAAGGAAGAAGAAACCTCAAAATGGTTACCAGTGAGCTACCAAGTACTAAAGGAGGTAACAGCTGGTACTTCTACAATGCAACTGCATCAGTGGCTGGTAGCTCTGCCTTCTTAAGGACTTGGGGCAGCAGGCCTTTGGAAGATAACTGGAGAAGATCCCGCAAACAGAAGGTGGAAACCAACAACCTAAAAGAAGCATTGGCACAGGATGAGCAGCAACGCAAAGCCGCTGAAGAAGACGTTTTTGCTTCAGTTAAATCTGTTGAGCAACGTCAAGCTGAAATACCTACTTCACCTGAAGATATCCAGCAAATACGAAACGAGCTTGAAGAAGCACTCTTCAGCCTGATGAAAGTATATATCTACAAAATCAAAAGTTATCCAGATGCTGAGCAAATCTGTCAGCGCCTTATAAATGAGTTTGACAAGGGTGTGTACACTCCTGAAGCTGTTTATATTTTCTATACACTTTGCAAGGATCAAAACTGTGATCAGGAGATATACAAAAATGTCCTACTGGAACAACATCCTGAGTCGTTTTACGCGAAGATCATTATTAATCCACAGTATGTCTCGCAGAATAACCTGATGAACAGAGCTGCTGAAAAGAACTACGAAAGGGCATACAGACTGTATAAGTCAGGTAACTATGAAAATGCTCAGAGGCTGATTGAAGAGACATTAGTAAGGTATCCTACCAATGGGCTAAAAGATAAATTCCAAATGTTGGAGGTACTGATCGTTGGACAGACGGCTATCTTCTTCAAAGAGTACCATCAAGCTATCAGTGATTTCATTGAAAAAAATCCGGAAAGCGAACTGATGCCTATTGCCAACAGTTTATTGGAACAAGTAGATACCAATGCCTTGGATAAAAGAATACCGGGCAGATACCATTACGAAAGACAATAG
- the atpB gene encoding F0F1 ATP synthase subunit A, whose protein sequence is MKNLNFSWLRYFVCGLLVAGLFTAVSPAYASEEKGGNELGFNPTEMILHHVLDDYSWHIADWKDETGHEHVVSIPLPVILFTDGNLDVFMSSAFHHGEHTVVKGDREYKLDHGHIEEVNGKKVWDFSFTKNVTSMFLSVVLLFVIFFAVLKGYRNRKGQSPKGIQSFFEPIIIFIRDEVAKPTLGNRSEKFLPYLLCVFFFIWFNNVLGLFPAAANLSGNIAFTMTLAVFTLIVTNVNGNKHYWQHIFATPGVPKPLLIIMAPVEIMGIFTKPIALMLRLFANITAGHISILSFITLTFILKSALIGFAAGLLIVPLYFLELFVALLQAYIFTILTGLYIGMATEEHGDHH, encoded by the coding sequence ATGAAAAACTTGAACTTTTCTTGGCTAAGGTACTTCGTTTGCGGCTTGCTGGTAGCCGGTTTATTTACTGCAGTTTCACCTGCATACGCATCTGAAGAGAAGGGTGGGAACGAACTAGGCTTCAATCCGACAGAAATGATCCTGCACCACGTATTAGATGATTACTCGTGGCACATAGCAGATTGGAAAGATGAGACGGGACACGAGCATGTGGTTTCGATTCCACTTCCTGTAATTTTGTTCACTGATGGAAACCTGGATGTGTTTATGTCTAGTGCTTTTCACCACGGAGAACATACAGTAGTGAAAGGAGACAGAGAGTATAAACTGGATCACGGACACATTGAAGAGGTAAATGGAAAGAAAGTTTGGGATTTCTCATTTACAAAGAACGTGACATCGATGTTCTTATCAGTAGTATTACTGTTTGTGATATTCTTTGCCGTTCTAAAAGGTTACAGAAACAGAAAAGGACAATCTCCTAAAGGGATTCAGTCTTTCTTTGAACCAATCATCATCTTTATCAGAGATGAGGTAGCAAAACCAACTTTGGGTAACAGGTCCGAGAAATTCTTGCCTTACCTATTGTGTGTTTTCTTCTTTATCTGGTTCAATAACGTGTTGGGCTTGTTCCCAGCCGCAGCTAACTTGTCTGGTAATATCGCATTTACAATGACATTGGCAGTATTTACATTGATCGTGACCAACGTAAATGGTAATAAACACTACTGGCAGCACATCTTTGCTACACCAGGTGTACCAAAGCCGTTGTTGATCATTATGGCACCTGTAGAGATTATGGGTATCTTTACAAAGCCAATTGCCTTGATGTTGCGTCTTTTTGCTAACATTACGGCAGGTCACATCAGTATCCTGTCATTCATTACACTGACATTCATTCTGAAGAGTGCATTGATCGGTTTTGCTGCAGGTCTGTTGATTGTGCCATTGTATTTCCTTGAGCTTTTTGTAGCATTGCTGCAAGCTTATATCTTTACAATCCTTACTGGTCTGTACATTGGTATGGCTACTGAGGAGCACGGTGATCACCACTAA
- the atpE gene encoding ATP synthase F0 subunit C, which yields MLLAILLEVIGSISQVGAAVGAGLAVIGAGLGIGKIGGNAVESMARQPEFASNLQTAMIIASALVEGVALFAVVVCLLIGLG from the coding sequence ATGCTACTTGCAATTTTGCTAGAAGTGATTGGTTCTATCAGCCAAGTAGGTGCTGCTGTTGGAGCTGGTCTTGCTGTAATCGGCGCTGGTCTTGGTATTGGTAAAATCGGTGGAAACGCTGTAGAATCAATGGCTCGTCAGCCAGAATTCGCAAGCAACCTGCAAACTGCGATGATTATCGCTTCAGCCCTGGTAGAGGGTGTTGCGCTGTTCGCAGTAGTAGTTTGTCTGCTGATCGGTCTGGGTTAA
- a CDS encoding AtpZ/AtpI family protein, producing MKKQPHKKPQQQQLKKGLGKFNNYIRYISLSTEMIGAMLLCAWLGRMLDQWQETDKPYFTIGFLLFGVFSSLMLLIKGLKKISDDNKRRKDPDEK from the coding sequence TTGAAAAAGCAGCCGCACAAGAAGCCTCAACAGCAACAGCTTAAGAAAGGGCTAGGCAAGTTTAATAACTATATACGCTATATCTCTCTAAGTACAGAGATGATCGGCGCAATGCTATTGTGTGCTTGGCTAGGACGAATGTTGGACCAATGGCAGGAGACGGACAAACCGTATTTTACGATTGGATTCCTACTTTTCGGAGTTTTCTCTTCGTTGATGCTACTCATTAAAGGACTGAAGAAAATCTCTGATGATAATAAGAGACGGAAAGATCCGGATGAAAAATAA